In Planococcus citri chromosome 4, ihPlaCitr1.1, whole genome shotgun sequence, the genomic window ctaacaagggaacctcttgaggtgtcacactccggtTTGAACaggaccgtgatttttggaaagagcatactTAGTCCAAacccctcaaaaccaaattttcagctgcccaagttcatttttcgatttttggcgaatttttgaaaattcaaaattgactgtttttggcgatttatgcttttttttaaaaaagtacgtacttgatcagtaaaaatggccaaaataagtcccaaaactaatattaattacccaagtccaaatttcacaatttccagccattctggagcctccagcgcgatttttcaatttttccagaattttgaatttgttccagaaggcgtgaatatgaagttgagtagctaaaaatcgagttgtatattacactcgacctgtttaacgagtttatctacatttgagccgattttgggagtgatacctcaaaagtggttttttgactagcttttttcaaaattaaaaatccaaaaaatcaaaagtttcccgtttgtttggaaattttcgaaattcaggCGAATCGctatattttgtccaaaactaaccccacaaatccaaatttcacaatttccagccattctggagcctccagcgcaatttttcaatttctccaaaattttgaatttgttccagaaggcgtgaatatgctgttgggcagctaaaaaccgagttgtgtaatatactcgacctatttaacgagtttatctacatttgagccgattttgggagtgatacctcaaaagtggttttttgaccagctttattcaaaattaaaaaatccaaaaaatcaaaagataaccgtttgtgaggaaatttttgaaatttgcgcgaatcgctgtattttgccCGTAACTAAcctcccaaatcaaaatttcacaatttcctgccattctggagcctctagcgcgattttcaacgtctccagaattttgaatttgcttcagaaggcgtaaatatgaagttgggcagctaaaaatcgagttgtatattacactcgacctgtttaacgaatttatctacatttgagccgatcttgagagtgacacctcaagagtgtttttttgaggtgtcactctcgctccaaaacgactggaatggtaaaatttgcgctccgggggttagttcttgaaaaaatacagcgattcgcacaaatttcaaaaattttctcacaaacggttatcttttgttcttttagattttttaattttgaaactatcTATTTAATAGATATGAAAGGATTTCAAAATAATGTCGAGTTTTATTCATCACGAACAATATCCACTTCTTAAGCATTTAACAATTGGTTGGATGATTTTGTCTTGTCTTTTGTAGTCTTCTAAAACAGAAGTCACTGTGTTCAAGTACTTTTCGTCTTCTCGACGGATTTTTTCCAAGAGTTTTTCTCGTCTTTGGACATCCTCTTGTTTGTTTTCATCTTCGGAttgttttttctctatctaaatacccaaattcaaaataaataacacTTTTAGTTTCAGATCCAGcctatcatttaaaaaatccatcacCGATCAAAATTCCAGTAAACGCGATCGATCtttagttattttcaaaaagaaaaaaaaattaccagctgGTGATTCCAAATATTTCtatattctttgattttttcgagcACGTGACGATGTTTCAACTGTTTGAATACATTCGTAGTCTTGATATTTTCACATCGACGTTTGTATTCgttttttcggtcattttgttcgtcttttttgtattttgtgaGTTCATTTATTTGAATTTCGTAGCCTTTGATTCGATCCTGTTTGAGGTGTTTCGAATACAGTTCACGTTTTTCTtccagtttactttttctgaaaaaaaaagttaagaaaatgtattaggtaggtaataggtattgattttgtgatgtaaaatatgtaaattgaggagtgagagggagggagggaggaggtaTTGTTCACTTACTTCACTAATGGTAAATCATAACATCGTCGTATTACTTCTTTTTCTGAGTTTATTTGATCGAAGACgatttttggaggtttttttaCATGAATCTACGAATAAAATTGAACTATTGAACCCAACGTTtctaaagaaagaaaaaaaaaagaattgagtATAATTTAACGACTTACtgatttcaaaatggaatttcgCATTTCTTTCATGTCATCGAGAAATTCTCGCTGAGCTTCGGCGATATTGTATTCTTCCTTTTCTAACTTTTTATATGCTTCAAATTGTTGTAATTTTGCTTGAACATCTTGTTGATGCATTTTATCGATGGCTAGTTTCGTTTCAATGATCTATAATAtgagaataataataaaaatcaaccaaaaaggGACGTgaaactaggtaggtaagtaagtaggcaccttatttttgccatttttttcatcttcttccagttgctgattaattttgaaaatctcttcgcgttctttttcaatctgcttcaatttttcttttcgttttttcacgttcaattccaaaattctatgaaaaaaaaagaaaaaaactccattaggtatttgaaaaaatttcaattttttatctccTGTGAGTACTTAGTTGTTTTTTGGCACCCTACTttacttactcatttttcaATCTCTTTCCTAGCAAAACTTTATTATTCAGTTCGAGTTCTCGTTTCTTTAATTGCTCCATTTTGTAATTGTCCATCTGTTCGACGATttgcttgttttctttttctacgagttctttttccatttgtttgagaactttttgaaatttgagctgATTCCGTTTCTCGGTGAATACATCGCTTAGTAACATAGCTCTTTTCAGATTAATCGGTAGGAATTTTTCTTTAGCCACCATTTTTTTGGCGTGATGTATAAAatcttgaatatttttgatattcGTTTTGGATTTTGGTCTGGGAGGGTCGACGTAGTATTCGTTGTATTTCTATAACACAGAAATGAGGTATGAATTAGTAttgtattttgatttgattatcATTGTCATTCTGATacattttgattcaatttacctaattcaattgattttaatacaattttatttattttgattaatttcaacttaattaaattaatttgattcattttaatttaatttgactACCTAATTTAATATCAACtaaattttcgttcattttaatttattttatttgatttactCAGTTTCAATTCATtctgattttattgttttattttaattcaagttAAGTGCatcaatctattttttttttcattttattcaaattgaactaattttaaaaatagtttcattcaaattcaatttgcttttttaattttatctaatttgaaatacttaccCATCTCCTTTCAATTTacttaatttaattcaattcgATTTAACTCATCttctaatttatttatttttctaccTATTAAAATGAAACTAGCTCAACGTCTTTCAATCATtctaatgttaattttttttaatttcattctaTTCAGTTTATTTTTGTACACTAGGATccaattcatgatttttttcatttttatttcatttacttAGTCCCATTGATTTaatcaatttgattttaaattcatttcattttaatttaatttcttataatttattcattttactgTATGCAATAAATCTATTCAGGCAATGGATGATTCTGAATGGATcacaattctgttttttttttttaaatcccagACACGAATTTTGACTCGATTCGTCTGAATTAAACTAACGTGTGATTAACGCATAAGAAATACTTAGAAATCACATACTTTGGTGGCAGATTTCTTGATCGAGAACAACTGTGgcattttttcttcgatttcgTCCTTCTTGGCGAATTCATTTTGTATACTTTTCCACTTAGAATTCGGTATTACGagatgttttttgatttccatCAATAATCATGGTATCATTGACCTCGTAAGACTGGAGAATTACAACTCAGGTGTATTTCTCCAGTGCTggaattttgtttatttcacGTTACCAAGTGCTTCGTGCCTCGTGTGTCGAACTATGTAGATATTCGCGTGCACGTGATTTTTACGACGACAAACGTCCTCAATTTTGTTTGTCTTCagcacgtgatttttttcaattaaatagaTCATGTCACACTCTTCTACAAAAAAcgaccatttaaaaaaatcaaaattatatcatttatttttaaacaatatttaCAATGACTGAGATGAtacacgaagaaaaaaaataaataagaagcAAAAATTAGGCATCACTGTTGGCACAACACTAGACAATATTaacgaaaatttaaatttaaaaattctacaaacgaaaaaaaaagaagaaaaaaacgaggaGCATAatacatttcatttcattttaaattttacacacGTCTACTCTACGAATAAAAATGACATAGTAGGAGATACTGAATTTGAataaagaaagagagagagataaAAGGtcgaccaaaaaaacaaaacataagtCATCGTATATAAGATCAAAGAAaggaaacgaaaatttttcttttaaattgtaaaatcaCACTTATTAAATAACTTTATTGGCTAACTTGTGATAAAAAGCTATTTAAATTACCTTACAAAATAACGGTTGCaattttgtgatgtttttttcatgtaaatttttttatatatttcttaaatacataaaacaatgttttttttttttaaatcttttaaaaCCACATCGTAATAAATGAACACACTACGGTTTCTTTGATTCTACGTTCGATAAAAAGGACacagtacaaaaaaaagtgaacaatacgcctaaattttgatacaattttcaacaattcgccctcgacaacaaaaattcatattagAAGCAGcgaaaaaaatggtctaaaCAAAATAGTATTATAAGATTGTCTCGGAACATTGTACTAAGAATTTCCATCTTTCTTCATGGTATACCCCTGACATAGAGATTAGACTTTAGTCaacaaacgaacaaaaaaaaatacacaataaacAACGCttaatcaaattaaaaagagaaaaaaaatcgaagggaaaatgggtaaaaaaaataaatactgtACAATacaaataaaacatgaaaaataaaatggcaattaaaaaaattcacaaataatGGAACACATACACGCCACAATATACATTTATACACATACAATTGCTTATGGAGTaccaaagaaaaagaaaaaaaaaagaaacaagaacaaaaacaaaaaaataaaagaaaaccgACACAAAGATGGCATATCAAATCTCTTAAATCGATAATttattgaaagtttttaaaatttatttcgaatttaaaaaaataaaatttaagtaGAGGAACCAGTCTTTGTATTAAACAGTAAAATTGTTatgtaaaatttgttttctttaaataaatatcaaaatgaaagttAATTACgtaactgagaatttttttagaaaactcaaagagaaaaaaaatcaaaattaaaaaaaataacgtaaaattaCGGTAAAGGTGAGAAATCGCAACGTATCTGTTTACGTTGCTCATTTCcgtacaaaaaaagaaaagaaaaagataaaACACCGAAATTCAGCATTTGGAGAAATACATTCGCCCATTTTTAGCAAATAGACGAATAGgtaactcaaaaaaataattatttacattcgaacaattatttttgttaGCGAACAACGCGATAGGATTTCAAAATCTGCCCAACGTAGGATTTTTTTTGTCGTCCCTTATAATGTAAGGAATGTAAAGGTTgattaattcttcaaaaaataattttttagagggGAAGGAGGGTCGTTGTTCGTATAGAAATTCCAGTTCTTTGTACATTATTTACAtggaacatttaaaaaattatttggtaaCATAAAAATTACATCTCTTAAAGTGGATAAGAAAAGAAAACGATCGTTGAAAGTGACCACAAGATTATTTCAATTTACTGACAGATGATGAGCTGAATGGAAGACTCAAACGTTGAAGAAAATTATATAGCTCGAAACAGAACGATAGTATACAATACGATGGAAAGTCAAAAAGGCTCGAACAGCCATTCCAGTACTACTCCAGAACATGAATTTTCACACcagggatgaaaaaaaagctgCTCGATTTTGCTTGTGAATGTGAATTCTCAATACAATTCACAATATTAGATAGATTCGAGCAACAAAAATGCTCCCGAGCAATAAATATAATtccagaaaatgaattttcacaccagggatgaaaaaaaaactgctcaatTCTGCtcacaaatatgaattttcaacacTATTCGCAATATTAAGCAGATTCGAGCAACATCAAAAATACTCccagtcaaaaaataaataaaatattcctCTAGAACGCAAATTTTCACTCTAAGGATTAAAAAAATGCTACTCGATTTtgcaaatgtgaattttcagaGTGATTCATACTATGAAGCAGATTCGAGCTACAGGAAAAATGCTCCcgagcaaaaaataaataaataattttaaattttatcacagTAAGGGGACTATAGAGTTACCTCCCACATTTTTGAATCCTCTCCCCGCCGTACTATTCAGCCACTCCTTGAAATTTCCGTAGACTGATGGCACTAAGAATGAAATTATGAGAtcagcaaaacaaaaaaaaaacacaaaaaattaaaagagatCATGACACAAGTTTACAATAAGTACTCAAAAACGAATCTCAGGTTCTGTCGAGCTACGAAATAAGATTCTTATAAAAAGAGCACGAGTGAGcaaatacgaaaattttggaacaatttgACAAAATACCTTTCGAAGGAGATAGGGCCctagtttttttcaactcgatacACTGCTAAGCGATAAAATTCTAGATTGCGACGTTTTAACGTATCCGAgcaactacgagtattttttgcCTCTAAAACGTCGACAAACTACGGACACAGCGATAGTAAAATGAGATAAATGGTAACTACGTTTAAATGAAAGGGGGGTTCCGGTATAAAATTACACTTTCAACGATCGGTTTCGCACATTCTTTGCACATTTTCCCTCTTCGTTACAGTAAAACACGAACAAAAAGAGTAATAAAAAGCATGCTAGTAGTTTACAACCACAAAATTACACAACGGGaacacaaaatttataaaaggaCTATGGCTCTACGCGTCAATACTTATAAAATTTACGCCTCGAATCAATAATTCCTCCTCAGACCACCGAAATAATTAAGCATTTTCAATGCCATCTGTACACTGCAAAGAGCTGATGAATTCGATATTAGCCTATTCCTACACGCGACACTTCACTTCGACCaccaagcaaaaaaaaaattcctatatCACAAAATCTCCCACATTACCCACTCGAGTCATACGGTTTTAAACCAAAACAAACCCCAACAGGCACACAGCGCTATTAAAATACGCGTAGTAGGTGATtacaagacaaaaaaaaaaggtaagaaaaaaattaaataggtacgaagtaaacaacaacaacgaaaCTATACGTAATAGTGGAGATACTCTCCGTATGATTAGTCGGTCTTTTAAAAGAgtagagaaaaattaaaaacataagAGAACAAAAATATGGTCGAGATGAAACGTTCATCAACACTAACGCCTCATGGTTGAGATCAATCCGTGTGTGTGACTTGGGCGATaagaaaataatgatttttcaagcAGACGATTCCGATTTAATGGAGGATAGCGGTGGAGGCGATGTTATCACGGAGACAGGACTGCAATGTGGTTGTTTCGAAGAAATCCCGGGAGTACTCCGGTTCGAATACGGATAGGAAGCGTTATTTAATACGGTTCCGCCACCAGGCGATGTATTTGATGCCGGCGTCGTGACTGTTGAGACGCTCAGTGATGTAACAATAGTAGTTTGTTCGTCTTCTTCGACCTgtcgaaaataaaattagattttAGATCGTTGCAAGCGATAAAACAGATAAAACTACCcttcaaattcaattatttcgccccaaagtagaaaaatcaaaaaaccaacaacGTGGTTGAATTCGTGGCTTCGAGAGCTTTAAAACGAGTACTCACACGATATACTTTGatcaacattcattttcaaggtCAAAGGGCCAAAAAGGTCATGACcttgaaaatccatttttccagaaatatacGATGTGACtactcattttaaagctctcgaCGCGACGAATATAATCAGCGAGGTTTTGATCAAATCAGACCTCATGGAGACAAATCaactccaaaaaatgaaaaaataactcaacAAGTGCACTCAAATACTCACCTTAATTTCTAACTGCTGCCttaattgattattttcgtAAAATAGTTGCACGTTTTCTTCTTGAACTTGCGCTAGTCGTGTTCTAAGCTGCAACATTTCATCTTGATACTTCTGTCTCTCGTTTTCGCATTTATCGATCCTAAATGTTAACCGGTCTACTAAATTTATCACTCTTTGCCGAACCGCATCTTCGGCATCACTGAGAGCATCTAACACAGCTGCTACTTGATCTACGACGCTATTCACTCCTATAAAATGAATCACAACATTACGTATTAGATTTCCAGCACTTCTTTGGAGAAAATCTTCAAATTGGGTGCATAAATATTTACCATTATCCGGCGCAGGTTCTGGTAAAGGCGAATTTCTAGGCGATGAGGCCGGTGGTAACGTTGGAACTGTAGGCGATATAGGTCTAGGTTTGGTATCTTCGTCTTGTTCATTCTTATAGTAAAGGGTAGCTGCTGGCGGAGGAGGTGGTTCTGCATCCGTCGAAGGTGATGGACTGTGGAGGTCACTTTTCACCCTTATAACTCCtcttttcaactgaaaaaattaattcaaattaagTTCAAGTTTATCTCGTCATCGTGACTAGtgtatttttcctattttttttactcccaGATTATCTCCGAAAGAAAATTGCACACGAATACAATAGGTACGTACACAAATAAATAACTACACGTGTGTTGTTTACGTTAATCAAATAAACGTATGTATTTAAAAACGATGGCCTTTTGATTACATAAATAGATTATGTAGCCTGTTTAccacgaaaaattttccaactgatcGTACGATCGTTGGCGTCATTTTTGTAGTAATAGTTTATCACTAGAATATACAATATATTAATAGGAGTATCAGCTATTTACCTT contains:
- the LOC135842367 gene encoding cilia- and flagella-associated protein 45-like: MVAKEKFLPINLKRAMLLSDVFTEKRNQLKFQKVLKQMEKELVEKENKQIVEQMDNYKMEQLKKRELELNNKVLLGKRLKNEILELNVKKRKEKLKQIEKEREEIFKINQQLEEDEKNGKNKIIETKLAIDKMHQQDVQAKLQQFEAYKKLEKEEYNIAEAQREFLDDMKEMRNSILKSIHVKKPPKIVFDQINSEKEVIRRCYDLPLVKKSKLEEKRELYSKHLKQDRIKGYEIQINELTKYKKDEQNDRKNEYKRRCENIKTTNVFKQLKHRHVLEKIKEYRNIWNHQLIEKKQSEDENKQEDVQRREKLLEKIRREDEKYLNTVTSVLEDYKRQDKIIQPIVKCLRSGYCS